A genomic window from Bacillus mesophilus includes:
- a CDS encoding abortive phage infection protein, with amino-acid sequence MTPEEIEHILDKLRNRELEEYFVTKDVFLAFRELLVKQNDFKHFRGIAQHGGAVVYTYTEEPRS; translated from the coding sequence ATGACTCCAGAGGAGATTGAACATATATTAGACAAGTTGAGAAATCGTGAATTAGAAGAATATTTCGTAACAAAAGATGTATTTCTAGCTTTTCGCGAGCTACTCGTCAAACAGAATGACTTTAAACACTTCCGAGGTATTGCCCAACATGGTGGTGCAGTCGTCTATACATATACAGAAGAACCAAGAAGTTAA
- a CDS encoding cell wall hydrolase produces MNWIKKLAIATTLTVTILGFNVHTADANTTSHAVKNGETFWKISNQYGVPIAAIQKVNNRNNFILFAGERIKIPSIPTSYERDLLARLVYAEAKGESYAGKVAVATVVLNRVDSSLFPNSVHGVITEVSSGGHYAFSPVANGTIKQAADAASKRAVLEALQFRGQGSGSLYFYNPKTAQSAWIKTRPITIKIGNHVFAR; encoded by the coding sequence ATGAATTGGATTAAAAAACTAGCAATTGCCACTACGTTAACTGTAACTATTCTTGGATTTAATGTGCATACAGCAGACGCAAATACAACATCACATGCTGTGAAAAACGGAGAAACCTTCTGGAAAATTAGTAATCAGTATGGTGTACCGATTGCGGCTATTCAAAAAGTAAATAATCGTAATAACTTCATATTGTTTGCAGGTGAAAGAATTAAGATTCCAAGTATTCCAACTAGCTATGAAAGAGATTTACTTGCTAGATTAGTATATGCAGAAGCTAAAGGTGAGTCCTATGCTGGAAAGGTTGCCGTTGCTACAGTCGTATTAAATCGTGTAGATAGCTCGTTATTTCCAAACTCTGTCCATGGAGTAATTACTGAAGTTTCATCAGGTGGACATTATGCATTTTCTCCGGTTGCTAATGGAACAATTAAACAAGCAGCAGATGCAGCATCAAAGCGAGCGGTACTAGAAGCCCTGCAATTTAGAGGACAAGGTAGCGGTTCACTTTATTTCTACAATCCTAAGACAGCGCAAAGTGCTTGGATTAAAACTAGGCCGATTACAATCAAGATCGGAAACCATGTTTTCGCTAGATAA
- the mgtE gene encoding magnesium transporter, producing MKKLQEENKEALSFLLDELQPYDFAYLYKTLPNKERNLFLLSLNINQIADLIEELEERELQLDTISKLGFEKKGMVLDEMDNDDLAALLEALPPELVEDLLIGMKSEESEAVQQLMSYPPETAGRLMTNRFVWISENHTVRQTVDKIKIFAEYSETINYIYVIDSSKKLIGVVSYRDIILADINAQITDIMHERVISVPVNMDQEQVANIFERYDFLAMPVVDDNFVLRGIITFDDIIDVVIQEANEDIEKLSASGKSIDFDTKAMVAAYRRLPWLILLLFIGIISGSIISGFEDTLEKVVALAFFMPMIAGMTGNTGTQSLAVVVRGLASREIDKVVVRKVILREFGVGLLIGLICSVLISIIAYVWQDGDMVLSLVVGSSLFLTLVIGTLTGTIIPLILYRYKIDPAIASGPLITTINDIFSLVTYFGLATLFIRYLL from the coding sequence ATGAAAAAATTGCAAGAAGAAAACAAAGAAGCATTATCCTTTCTTTTAGATGAACTCCAACCGTATGATTTCGCTTATCTATATAAAACTCTTCCTAATAAAGAACGAAATTTGTTCCTCTTATCCTTAAACATCAATCAAATTGCAGATTTAATTGAGGAATTAGAGGAAAGGGAGCTTCAACTAGATACAATAAGCAAACTAGGCTTTGAGAAAAAAGGTATGGTTTTAGATGAGATGGATAATGATGATTTAGCTGCTTTACTAGAAGCATTGCCTCCTGAGCTTGTGGAAGACCTATTAATAGGAATGAAGAGTGAGGAATCAGAAGCTGTACAACAGCTCATGAGTTATCCACCTGAAACAGCTGGTAGACTAATGACCAATCGATTTGTGTGGATTAGTGAAAATCATACAGTTAGGCAAACTGTTGATAAAATAAAGATTTTTGCTGAGTATTCGGAGACTATTAATTATATTTACGTTATAGATTCAAGTAAAAAATTGATCGGTGTAGTATCCTACCGAGATATCATTTTAGCTGATATCAACGCACAAATAACGGATATTATGCATGAAAGAGTAATTTCTGTTCCCGTCAATATGGATCAAGAGCAGGTTGCTAACATTTTTGAACGGTATGATTTTCTTGCCATGCCGGTCGTAGATGACAATTTTGTACTTAGAGGGATTATCACTTTTGACGATATCATCGATGTAGTCATTCAAGAAGCAAATGAAGATATAGAGAAATTATCTGCCTCTGGTAAATCAATTGATTTTGATACAAAGGCGATGGTTGCAGCTTACCGAAGGCTCCCTTGGTTAATTTTATTATTATTTATCGGCATTATATCAGGTAGCATTATTAGTGGATTTGAAGATACGCTGGAAAAAGTAGTCGCTCTCGCTTTCTTTATGCCGATGATTGCCGGAATGACTGGTAATACCGGTACACAATCTCTAGCAGTTGTGGTAAGGGGACTTGCATCCCGTGAGATTGATAAGGTAGTCGTCAGAAAAGTAATATTGCGTGAATTTGGGGTTGGTCTTCTGATAGGCCTTATATGTAGTGTACTGATCTCAATTATTGCTTATGTTTGGCAGGATGGAGATATGGTGCTTAGCTTAGTTGTAGGAAGTTCACTATTTTTAACACTTGTGATTGGTACCCTTACTGGGACCATCATCCCTCTTATCCTATATCGTTATAAGATTGATCCCGCGATTGCATCTGGTCCACTAATTACGACGATTAACGATATTTTCTCACTAGTCACCTATTTTGGACTTGCGACTTTATTTATACGCTACTTACTATAA
- a CDS encoding FixH family protein — protein sequence MLLVLCTCIFVFFVSACNESENAGNAESVEVPPILEVDLQVDNDHPNVGDAVTISAKVTQGNESVEDASDVSFEVWEQNSDHEMIVGVHQGNGVYVINKKFDKEGIYSIVSHVTARDQHSMPKIELTVGNPSETENENDHEHTGHVHNHHTVGNITIDFNVPDHLIPNKPIVLETSATLDEKPITDSIVKFEIWEKSDTRHEFIEAEEVESGVYQSTFEFKKTGTFTVVIHIQNEELHEHIQRELIVENE from the coding sequence ATGTTGCTAGTCTTATGTACATGTATATTTGTTTTTTTTGTGAGTGCCTGTAATGAATCAGAAAATGCCGGAAATGCAGAGAGTGTTGAAGTACCACCAATTCTAGAGGTTGACCTTCAAGTAGACAATGATCACCCTAATGTTGGTGACGCAGTAACGATAAGTGCTAAAGTTACCCAAGGTAATGAATCTGTTGAGGACGCGAGTGATGTAAGCTTTGAGGTCTGGGAACAGAACAGCGATCACGAGATGATTGTTGGTGTGCATCAAGGAAATGGTGTGTATGTAATAAATAAAAAGTTTGACAAAGAAGGCATATATTCTATTGTATCTCACGTAACGGCACGAGATCAGCATTCAATGCCTAAAATTGAACTTACTGTAGGTAATCCTAGTGAAACAGAAAATGAGAATGATCATGAACATACAGGCCATGTTCATAATCATCATACTGTAGGAAATATTACAATAGATTTTAATGTTCCAGATCATTTAATTCCCAATAAACCTATTGTATTAGAAACATCAGCAACACTTGATGAGAAACCTATTACCGATTCAATCGTTAAGTTCGAGATTTGGGAGAAATCTGACACTAGACATGAATTCATTGAAGCAGAAGAAGTAGAGTCTGGTGTATATCAATCAACATTTGAGTTTAAGAAGACTGGTACATTTACGGTTGTTATTCATATTCAAAATGAAGAGTTACATGAACATATTCAGCGTGAGCTTATCGTTGAAAATGAGTAA
- a CDS encoding S8 family peptidase, whose protein sequence is MKWLKVLGSILLVAVLIVPMYSTNVTASEEKPEKLRVLISSSDEVVKAKAKANYGVRWDFKKNGFTTDVNEKQLEALKKNKNINVKLIDKISLDAKPGSSTSARTAVPNDQTPWGIEAIYNDSAITKPTGGSGVKVAVLDTGVNTSHVDLAGSAEQCKDFTQRKSNLVNNFCSDKNGHGTHVAGTVLAHGGNDGSGIYGVAPESDLWAYKVLNDRGSGYSDDIAAAIQHAADEANRLNANVIISMSLGSSSKSTLIADAVSYAYNKGVLVVAAAGNSGPNANTIGYPGALVDAVAVAALEDVQENGTYRVADFSSRGNPDTDGDFVIEELDVEVSAPGRAIESTWYDGTYNTISGTSMATPHISGLAAKIWAANTSLTASDIRLELQKRATANDILGGSGSASGDDYASGFGFPTVK, encoded by the coding sequence ATGAAATGGTTAAAGGTGTTGGGAAGCATTCTTCTGGTTGCAGTACTAATTGTACCAATGTATTCTACAAATGTAACAGCGTCTGAAGAAAAACCAGAAAAGCTACGTGTGTTAATCAGTTCATCAGATGAAGTAGTAAAGGCAAAAGCAAAGGCAAACTATGGTGTTCGTTGGGATTTTAAGAAAAATGGATTTACAACTGATGTAAATGAAAAGCAATTAGAAGCCTTAAAGAAGAATAAGAATATAAATGTAAAATTAATTGATAAGATTTCACTTGATGCAAAACCAGGTTCTTCGACATCCGCTAGAACTGCAGTTCCAAATGATCAAACTCCTTGGGGAATTGAAGCGATCTATAACGACTCTGCCATTACTAAACCAACGGGTGGAAGTGGTGTAAAAGTAGCAGTCTTAGACACAGGAGTAAATACAAGTCATGTGGATTTAGCTGGTAGTGCAGAACAATGTAAAGATTTTACCCAAAGAAAATCAAACTTAGTTAACAACTTTTGTTCAGATAAAAATGGTCATGGAACGCATGTAGCAGGAACAGTTCTGGCACATGGAGGAAATGATGGAAGTGGTATATACGGAGTAGCCCCTGAATCTGATCTATGGGCATACAAGGTCCTAAATGATCGTGGTTCTGGTTATTCAGATGATATTGCAGCTGCAATCCAGCATGCAGCAGACGAAGCTAATCGTTTAAACGCGAACGTGATTATTTCGATGTCACTTGGATCTAGCAGTAAATCAACGTTAATCGCTGATGCTGTATCCTATGCTTACAATAAAGGAGTTCTAGTTGTAGCTGCTGCTGGTAATAGTGGTCCAAATGCAAATACAATTGGATATCCTGGGGCTTTAGTTGACGCAGTGGCTGTGGCAGCACTAGAGGATGTACAAGAAAATGGAACGTATCGTGTAGCGGACTTTTCATCTCGCGGTAATCCAGATACTGATGGGGATTTTGTCATTGAAGAACTAGACGTAGAAGTATCAGCCCCAGGGAGAGCTATAGAGTCAACATGGTATGATGGCACCTATAATACGATTAGTGGAACATCCATGGCAACACCTCATATCTCTGGCTTAGCTGCAAAGATTTGGGCAGCAAATACTAGTCTAACTGCTTCAGATATACGTTTAGAACTACAGAAACGTGCTACAGCAAATGATATTCTAGGTGGATCTGGCTCAGCGTCTGGTGATGATTACGCATCTGGCTTTGGGTTTCCAACTGTGAAATAA
- a CDS encoding alpha/beta-type small acid-soluble spore protein, whose translation MANNNSNQLLVPGVEQALEQMKYEIAQEFGVDLGPETTSRANGSVGGEITKRLVQMAEQQLGK comes from the coding sequence ATGGCAAACAATAATTCAAATCAATTACTTGTTCCTGGAGTTGAACAAGCACTTGAACAAATGAAATATGAAATTGCTCAAGAATTTGGTGTAGACCTAGGACCTGAAACTACATCTCGTGCTAACGGTTCTGTAGGTGGAGAAATCACAAAGCGCCTAGTACAAATGGCTGAACAACAGCTAGGAAAGTAA